The following are from one region of the Cyanobium gracile PCC 6307 genome:
- a CDS encoding DUF751 family protein: MKDFFVNVTRYPRYLIAFSLGVFNSVFEPLARRRSNPVTAVALVGALISGLVSLTLVLRAMVQSTPLS; encoded by the coding sequence ATGAAGGACTTCTTCGTCAATGTGACGCGCTATCCGCGCTACCTGATCGCCTTCAGCCTGGGGGTGTTCAACTCGGTGTTCGAGCCCCTGGCTCGGCGCCGCAGCAACCCGGTCACGGCGGTGGCCCTGGTCGGCGCCCTGATCAGCGGACTGGTCAGCCTCACCCTGGTGCTGCGTGCCATGGTGCAGTCCACACCGCTGTCGTAG
- a CDS encoding iron-sulfur cluster assembly accessory protein, whose amino-acid sequence MSSSIQTPAPSPAATATATMAAEAAITHTGVDGKGILITEPAMRQLGTLMASQGGEKVLRVGVRSGGCSGMSYTMDFIDGSEILPDDETYTYEPVGAPSFRVVCDPKSLLYIYGMQLDFSSALIGGGFNFTNPNASQTCGCGSSFAV is encoded by the coding sequence ATGAGCAGCTCCATCCAGACCCCCGCCCCCAGCCCGGCAGCGACCGCGACCGCCACCATGGCAGCCGAAGCGGCCATCACCCACACCGGTGTGGATGGCAAGGGCATCCTGATCACCGAGCCGGCCATGCGCCAGCTGGGCACCCTGATGGCCTCACAGGGGGGGGAGAAGGTACTGCGGGTCGGCGTGCGCTCGGGCGGCTGCAGCGGCATGAGCTACACGATGGATTTCATCGACGGCTCGGAGATCCTTCCCGACGACGAGACCTACACCTACGAACCTGTCGGCGCCCCCAGCTTCCGGGTGGTGTGCGACCCCAAGAGCCTGCTGTACATCTACGGCATGCAGCTGGATTTCTCCTCCGCCCTGATCGGCGGCGGTTTCAACTTCACCAACCCCAACGCCTCCCAGACCTGCGGCTGCGGCAGCTCCTTCGCCGTCTGA
- a CDS encoding J domain-containing protein, translated as MARTSADHYAILGVTPGATTAEIKAAYRALVKRHHPDAGGDPRTILALNAAWEVLGDGDRRRLYDHGAGVAAPAHPAAAGSATARGPAAPRHRGVGAASDEELLGWLQQVYVPIDRLIGQVINPFPAQLRSLAADPYDDALMGAFCAFLDQSRQRMEKVEALYRSRACPAAAKGFGLSLYHCLSQVQDALVELERYTMGYVDSYLHDGKEMLREARLRRSRLKEERRRVEL; from the coding sequence ATGGCCAGGACCTCCGCCGACCATTACGCCATCCTCGGGGTCACGCCTGGGGCCACCACTGCGGAAATCAAGGCGGCCTACCGGGCCCTCGTCAAACGGCATCACCCGGATGCCGGCGGTGACCCGCGCACGATCCTGGCCCTGAATGCGGCCTGGGAGGTGCTGGGCGACGGGGACCGGCGCCGCCTTTACGACCACGGAGCGGGCGTCGCGGCACCGGCACACCCCGCCGCGGCGGGCTCCGCGACGGCCAGGGGGCCAGCGGCGCCTCGCCATCGCGGCGTCGGGGCCGCCAGTGACGAGGAGCTGCTGGGCTGGCTCCAGCAGGTGTACGTGCCGATCGACCGGCTGATCGGGCAGGTGATCAATCCCTTCCCGGCCCAGCTTCGCTCCCTGGCCGCCGACCCCTACGACGACGCGCTGATGGGGGCGTTCTGCGCCTTCCTCGACCAGAGCCGGCAGCGCATGGAAAAGGTGGAGGCCCTCTACCGCTCCCGGGCCTGCCCAGCGGCGGCCAAGGGGTTCGGCCTCAGCCTCTACCACTGCCTCAGCCAGGTGCAGGATGCCCTGGTGGAGCTGGAGCGCTACACCATGGGCTATGTCGACAGCTACCTCCATGACGGCAAGGAGATGCTGCGGGAGGCCCGGCTGCGCCGCAGCCGTCTGAAGGAGGAACGGCGCCGAGTGGAGCTCTAG
- a CDS encoding glycosyltransferase family 2 protein → MLSLSMIVRNEAERLERCLASVAGFVDEMVVVDTGSDDRTAAIAAACGASVHHLDWPGDFAPARNHALDLVTGDWVLVLDADEWLRPEARTPLRGLMEQPRVLLVNLLRQELGAAQSPYSSVSRLFRRHPAIRWSRRYHAMVDDSVAALLGQEPDWQVVTCPEPALVHEGYRPELVVGRDKAARLREAMEAELAARPGDPYACAKLGALEVSQGQRRRGIALLEEGLARAGADALAERYELLLHLAIARGPDEPAAAADLYRQALALPLDGRISLGARLNLGALLLRQGDLEEAAALTATVTDLCPELPLAWFNLGLIERQRGRLVEAIDAYRRALGLAPEHADAQRNLAAALLLAGDIPGARDGFRRAIALLEAQGEPQQARELAHRAGALVRLDA, encoded by the coding sequence ATGCTGAGCCTGTCGATGATCGTGCGCAACGAAGCCGAGCGCCTGGAGCGCTGCCTGGCGTCGGTGGCCGGCTTCGTCGACGAGATGGTGGTGGTGGACACCGGCTCCGACGACCGCACCGCTGCGATCGCCGCCGCCTGCGGCGCCAGCGTCCACCACCTGGACTGGCCGGGGGACTTTGCCCCCGCCCGCAACCACGCCCTGGATCTGGTGACGGGCGACTGGGTGCTTGTGCTGGATGCGGATGAATGGCTGCGGCCCGAAGCCCGCACGCCCCTGCGCGGCCTGATGGAGCAGCCCCGGGTGCTGCTGGTCAACCTGCTGCGCCAGGAGCTGGGGGCCGCCCAGTCGCCCTACTCCAGCGTCAGCCGCCTGTTCCGCCGCCATCCGGCGATCCGCTGGAGCCGCCGCTACCACGCCATGGTCGACGACAGCGTGGCCGCGCTGCTGGGGCAGGAGCCCGACTGGCAGGTGGTGACCTGCCCGGAGCCGGCCCTGGTGCATGAGGGGTACCGCCCGGAGCTGGTGGTCGGGCGCGACAAGGCCGCCCGCCTGCGCGAAGCCATGGAGGCGGAGCTGGCCGCCCGGCCTGGGGATCCCTACGCCTGCGCCAAGCTGGGGGCCCTGGAGGTGAGCCAGGGCCAGCGCCGCCGGGGTATCGCCCTGCTGGAGGAGGGCCTGGCCCGTGCCGGGGCCGATGCCCTCGCCGAGCGCTACGAACTGTTGCTCCACCTCGCCATCGCCCGCGGCCCGGACGAACCGGCCGCCGCCGCCGACCTCTACCGCCAGGCCCTGGCCCTGCCCCTCGATGGCCGGATCAGCCTGGGGGCACGGCTCAACCTCGGGGCCCTGCTGCTGCGCCAGGGGGATCTGGAGGAGGCGGCGGCCCTGACGGCGACCGTGACCGACCTCTGCCCGGAGCTGCCCCTGGCCTGGTTCAACCTGGGGCTGATCGAGCGCCAGCGGGGCCGCCTGGTGGAGGCCATCGACGCCTACCGCCGGGCCCTGGGCCTGGCCCCGGAGCACGCCGACGCCCAGCGCAACCTGGCCGCCGCCCTGCTGCTGGCAGGCGACATTCCCGGCGCCCGTGACGGGTTCCGGCGGGCGATCGCCCTGCTGGAGGCCCAGGGGGAACCACAGCAGGCCCGGGAACTGGCCCACCGGGCGGGCGCCCTCGTGCGCCTGGACGCCTGA
- a CDS encoding NAD(P)H-quinone oxidoreductase subunit O, translating to MAESAPAAPPSLKKGALVRVNRAAYTNSLEAGASDPVPPGYLFEGPGEILAIQGEHAQLRWRLPVPDVWLRLDQLEAMPAS from the coding sequence ATGGCTGAGTCCGCGCCTGCCGCTCCCCCGAGCCTGAAAAAGGGTGCCCTGGTCCGGGTGAACCGAGCCGCCTACACCAACAGCCTGGAGGCCGGCGCCAGCGACCCGGTGCCCCCCGGCTACCTGTTCGAAGGGCCCGGAGAGATCCTGGCCATCCAGGGGGAGCACGCCCAGCTGCGCTGGCGCCTGCCCGTTCCCGACGTGTGGCTGCGGCTCGACCAGCTCGAGGCCATGCCCGCCAGCTAG
- a CDS encoding glycoside hydrolase family 3 N-terminal domain-containing protein produces MAAFPLSPQAPLSPKALDRLAAELLVVRCSGHPADGQRRYPRWELDNDSLRRLLRRGVGGVILLGGSAAELRLRTRQLEAWAGAPLLLCADVEEGVGQRFEGASWLVPPLALARIHAEDPALAIDLARRYGACTGREARQLGLNWVLAPVCDVNNNPANPVINVRAWGEDPATAGALAAAFCRGVQAEGVLACAKHFPGHGDTASDSHLELPLLPHGRERLEAVELPPFREAIAAGVAAVMTAHLLLPAIDPDHPATLSRAVLTGLLRQELGFGGLVVTDALVMEAIAGRYGTSEAAVLALEAGADLVLMPGDADGAIDAIVAAVASGRLSLEQLQASQRRRRRALGRCPADPDADPLAPLGALSNGPAPADQALALELVRRSLETRGRGPLPGGPGVNLIRLDNSLACPFLPAGAPALALPAAAGWRTCLIDGQGPSPWSGDGEAPLALERLGEGPVLLQLFLRGNPFRGRADGPDPWPAVIRQLQAAGRLAGLAVYGSPYAWESLAALLDPAVPAAWSPGQMALAQGELLGRLGFGPQENATPDPATASSAAAVDFTD; encoded by the coding sequence ATGGCTGCGTTCCCCCTCTCGCCCCAGGCCCCCCTCTCGCCCAAGGCCCTGGATCGGCTGGCCGCCGAACTGCTGGTGGTGCGCTGCAGCGGCCATCCCGCCGATGGCCAGCGGCGCTACCCCCGCTGGGAGCTGGACAACGACAGCCTGCGGCGCCTGCTGCGGCGCGGCGTGGGCGGGGTGATCCTGCTGGGGGGCAGCGCCGCCGAACTGCGGCTGCGCACCCGCCAGCTGGAGGCCTGGGCCGGCGCGCCACTGCTGCTCTGCGCCGATGTGGAGGAGGGGGTGGGCCAGCGCTTCGAGGGGGCCAGCTGGCTGGTGCCGCCCCTGGCCCTGGCCCGGATCCATGCCGAGGATCCCGCCCTGGCCATTGATCTGGCCCGGCGCTACGGCGCCTGCACCGGCCGGGAGGCCCGCCAGCTGGGACTGAACTGGGTCCTGGCCCCGGTCTGCGATGTCAACAACAACCCCGCCAACCCGGTGATCAACGTGCGGGCCTGGGGGGAGGATCCGGCCACGGCCGGGGCCCTGGCGGCCGCCTTCTGCCGCGGCGTCCAGGCCGAAGGCGTGCTCGCCTGCGCCAAGCACTTCCCCGGCCACGGCGACACCGCCAGCGACTCCCACCTAGAGCTGCCCCTGCTCCCCCACGGCCGCGAACGCCTGGAGGCGGTGGAGCTGCCGCCCTTCCGGGAGGCCATCGCGGCGGGGGTGGCCGCGGTGATGACCGCCCACCTGCTGCTGCCGGCCATCGACCCCGACCATCCGGCCACCCTGTCGCGGGCGGTGCTCACGGGGCTGCTGCGCCAGGAGCTCGGTTTCGGGGGGCTGGTCGTCACCGACGCCCTGGTGATGGAGGCGATCGCCGGCCGCTACGGCACCTCGGAGGCCGCGGTGCTGGCCCTGGAGGCGGGGGCGGACCTGGTGCTGATGCCCGGGGACGCCGACGGGGCGATCGACGCCATCGTGGCGGCCGTGGCCAGCGGCCGGCTGAGCCTGGAGCAACTGCAGGCCAGCCAGCGGCGACGGCGCCGGGCCCTGGGGCGCTGCCCCGCCGACCCCGACGCCGACCCCCTGGCCCCCCTGGGCGCCCTCAGCAACGGCCCCGCGCCCGCCGACCAGGCGCTGGCCCTGGAGCTGGTGCGACGCAGCCTGGAGACGCGGGGGCGGGGACCGCTGCCCGGCGGCCCCGGGGTGAACCTGATCCGCCTCGACAACAGCCTGGCCTGCCCCTTCCTGCCGGCGGGCGCCCCGGCCCTGGCCCTGCCGGCGGCCGCCGGATGGCGGACCTGCCTGATCGACGGCCAGGGCCCTTCCCCCTGGAGCGGGGACGGGGAGGCCCCCCTGGCCCTGGAGCGACTGGGCGAGGGGCCGGTGCTGCTGCAGCTGTTCTTGCGCGGCAACCCGTTCCGCGGCCGGGCCGACGGCCCGGATCCCTGGCCGGCGGTGATCCGTCAGCTCCAGGCGGCCGGCCGGCTGGCGGGCCTGGCCGTCTACGGCAGCCCCTATGCCTGGGAGTCCCTGGCCGCCCTTCTGGATCCGGCGGTGCCGGCCGCCTGGTCGCCGGGGCAGATGGCCCTGGCCCAGGGCGAACTGCTGGGCCGCCTCGGCTTCGGACCCCAGGAGAACGCGACCCCCGACCCCGCCACCGCCAGCAGCGCTGCCGCGGTGGACTTCACCGACTGA
- the zds gene encoding 9,9'-di-cis-zeta-carotene desaturase: MRVAIVGAGLAGLSAAVDLVDAGHTVDLYESRPFMGGKVGSWEDPDGNHIEMGLHVFFFNYANLFALMRKVGAVDNLLPKEHCHLFVNRGGDLRALDFRFPVGAPFNGLKAFFTTPQLDWIDKLRNALALGTSPIVRGLVDYEGAMKVIRSLDAISFQQWFLSHGGSPRSIERMWNPIAYALGFIDCEAISARCMLTIFMMFASRTEASKLNLLKGSPHRWLTGPILDYIQARGGRLHLRHRVSEVLHEERNGQTVVTSLVLGTPDGEKRVEADAYLAACDVPGAQRLLPQAWRRFPEFAAIDRLETVPVATVQLRYDGWVTELGDEAGPVARRADLDRPAGLDNLLYTADADFSCFADLALTSPADYRREGLGSLLQCVLTPGDPWIPRKTEEIVAHTDRQVRELFPSAAGLQLVWSNVVKLAQSLYREAPGMEPFRPAQRTPVANFFLAGSYTRQDYIDSMEGATMSGRLAAAAILDQPVELATCAAVA; this comes from the coding sequence GTGCGGGTCGCCATCGTGGGTGCGGGTCTGGCCGGTCTGAGCGCGGCCGTCGATCTGGTCGACGCCGGTCACACGGTCGATCTGTATGAATCCCGCCCCTTCATGGGGGGCAAGGTGGGCAGCTGGGAGGACCCGGACGGCAACCACATCGAGATGGGGCTGCACGTCTTCTTCTTCAACTACGCCAACCTCTTCGCCCTGATGCGCAAGGTGGGCGCCGTCGACAATCTCCTGCCCAAGGAGCACTGCCACCTGTTCGTCAACCGCGGCGGCGACCTGCGGGCCCTGGATTTCCGCTTTCCCGTCGGGGCCCCCTTCAACGGCCTCAAGGCCTTCTTCACCACCCCCCAGCTCGACTGGATCGACAAGCTGCGCAATGCCCTCGCCCTGGGGACGAGCCCGATCGTCCGGGGGCTGGTCGATTACGAGGGGGCGATGAAGGTGATCCGCTCCCTGGATGCCATCAGCTTCCAGCAGTGGTTCCTCAGCCATGGGGGCAGCCCCCGCAGCATTGAGAGGATGTGGAACCCGATCGCCTACGCGCTCGGCTTCATCGACTGCGAGGCCATCTCGGCCCGGTGCATGCTCACCATCTTCATGATGTTCGCCTCCCGGACGGAGGCCTCCAAGCTCAACCTGCTCAAGGGATCCCCCCACCGCTGGCTGACCGGCCCGATCCTCGATTACATCCAGGCCCGTGGCGGCCGCCTGCACCTGCGCCACCGGGTCAGTGAGGTGCTCCATGAGGAGCGCAACGGCCAGACCGTCGTCACTTCACTGGTGCTGGGCACCCCCGACGGGGAGAAGCGGGTGGAGGCCGACGCCTACCTGGCCGCCTGCGATGTGCCGGGAGCCCAGCGGCTGCTGCCCCAGGCCTGGCGCCGTTTCCCCGAGTTCGCCGCCATCGACCGGCTCGAGACGGTGCCGGTGGCCACCGTGCAGCTGCGTTACGACGGCTGGGTGACCGAACTGGGCGACGAGGCCGGCCCCGTCGCCCGCCGGGCCGACCTGGACCGCCCGGCAGGCCTCGACAACCTTCTGTACACCGCCGATGCCGACTTCAGCTGCTTCGCCGACCTGGCCCTGACCAGCCCGGCCGACTACCGGCGGGAGGGCCTGGGGTCCCTGCTGCAGTGCGTGCTCACCCCCGGTGATCCCTGGATCCCCAGAAAGACAGAGGAGATCGTCGCCCACACCGACCGCCAGGTGCGCGAGCTGTTCCCCTCCGCCGCCGGCCTGCAGCTCGTCTGGAGCAACGTGGTGAAACTGGCCCAGTCCCTGTACCGGGAAGCCCCCGGGATGGAGCCGTTCCGCCCCGCCCAGCGCACCCCCGTGGCTAACTTCTTTCTGGCCGGCAGCTACACCCGCCAGGACTACATCGACTCGATGGAGGGGGCCACCATGAGTGGACGGCTGGCCGCCGCCGCCATCCTGGACCAGCCGGTGGAGCTGGCCACCTGCGCTGCGGTGGCCTAG
- a CDS encoding SRPBCC family protein — translation MGKWLEHSVTTEIQAPVARVWEVWSDLEAMPRWMRWIESVVTLDDPDLTDWTLAAQGFRFHWKARITERVDSQRLHWESVGGLPTKGAVRFYPLGPDLTAVKLTVSYELPGALAPLMEPTIMGGIVTKELQANLDRFRDLVEKG, via the coding sequence ATGGGGAAATGGCTCGAGCACAGTGTCACCACCGAGATCCAGGCCCCGGTGGCCCGGGTCTGGGAGGTGTGGAGCGATCTGGAGGCCATGCCCCGCTGGATGCGCTGGATCGAGTCGGTTGTCACCCTCGACGACCCGGACCTGACGGACTGGACCCTGGCGGCCCAGGGGTTCCGCTTCCACTGGAAGGCCCGGATCACCGAACGGGTCGACTCCCAGAGGCTGCACTGGGAATCGGTGGGTGGCCTGCCGACCAAGGGGGCCGTCCGCTTCTATCCCCTCGGGCCCGACCTCACGGCGGTGAAGCTCACCGTCAGCTATGAACTGCCCGGCGCGCTTGCACCCCTGATGGAACCCACCATCATGGGTGGCATCGTCACCAAAGAACTGCAGGCCAACCTTGATCGATTTCGCGACCTGGTGGAGAAGGGCTGA
- a CDS encoding TIGR01777 family oxidoreductase, which produces MRLLLLGCTGFVGRELVPFLLNLGHQLTLVSRRPRPDSEAADPRLITLCFDPSDPASWRQPALLEALAAADGVVNLAGEPIADQRWTPAHRQRLLDSRIGTTTQLVGAMAALTTPPRVLVNGSAVGYYGTSLEAAFTEASPPGDDFLARLCARWEAATQVAPEACRLVVLRVGIVLGPDGGALGKMLPVFRAGFGGPVGSGQQWMSWIHRHDLCRLIVTALEDDAYAGPYNAVAPEPTRMGIFASSLGRALGRPSLLPVPGPLLQLLLGDGAAVVLEGQQVRPERLLAQGFHFQYPELSAALAAATTPAHR; this is translated from the coding sequence ATGCGACTGCTTCTGCTCGGATGCACCGGTTTCGTCGGCCGGGAGCTGGTGCCGTTCCTGCTCAACCTCGGCCACCAGCTCACCCTGGTGAGCCGTCGCCCCCGGCCCGACAGCGAGGCGGCCGACCCCCGTCTCATCACCCTCTGCTTCGATCCGTCCGACCCGGCCAGCTGGCGCCAGCCGGCGCTGCTGGAGGCCCTGGCGGCGGCCGATGGGGTCGTCAACCTGGCGGGGGAGCCGATCGCCGACCAGCGCTGGACGCCGGCGCACCGCCAGCGCCTGCTCGACAGCCGCATCGGCACGACCACCCAGCTGGTGGGGGCGATGGCGGCCCTGACCACGCCGCCCCGGGTGCTGGTGAACGGTTCGGCCGTGGGGTATTACGGCACCAGCCTGGAGGCCGCCTTCACGGAGGCCAGCCCCCCCGGCGATGATTTCCTGGCCCGCCTCTGTGCCCGCTGGGAAGCCGCCACCCAGGTCGCCCCCGAAGCCTGCCGCCTCGTGGTGCTGCGCGTGGGCATCGTGCTTGGGCCCGATGGCGGCGCCCTCGGCAAGATGCTGCCCGTGTTCCGGGCCGGTTTCGGCGGGCCGGTGGGCAGCGGCCAGCAGTGGATGAGCTGGATCCATCGCCACGACCTCTGCCGGCTGATCGTCACCGCCCTTGAGGACGACGCCTACGCCGGCCCCTACAACGCCGTGGCCCCGGAGCCCACCCGCATGGGGATCTTCGCCTCCAGCCTCGGCCGTGCCCTCGGCCGGCCCAGCCTGCTGCCGGTGCCCGGCCCCCTGCTGCAACTGCTGCTCGGCGATGGTGCCGCCGTGGTGCTCGAAGGGCAGCAGGTCCGCCCCGAGCGGCTGCTGGCCCAGGGATTCCACTTCCAGTACCCGGAGCTCAGCGCTGCCCTCGCCGCTGCCACCACCCCAGCCCACCGCTGA
- the rbfA gene encoding 30S ribosome-binding factor RbfA produces MAQSRRVERVAALIRREVSELLMSGIKDERVHHGMVSVTNVEVAGDLQHCRIFVSIFGSAEDREVAMAGLQAASSYVKGELGRRLKMRRTPEVVFVLDRGLEKGNTVLGLLQRLETERREREEPMAGVGEADPAGDSDSDTDTDS; encoded by the coding sequence ATGGCCCAGAGCCGACGGGTGGAACGGGTAGCGGCCCTGATCCGCCGCGAGGTGAGCGAGCTGCTGATGAGCGGCATCAAGGACGAGCGGGTCCACCACGGCATGGTCAGCGTCACCAACGTGGAGGTGGCCGGCGACCTGCAGCACTGCCGGATCTTCGTGAGCATCTTCGGCAGCGCCGAGGATCGCGAGGTGGCGATGGCTGGCCTGCAGGCGGCCTCCTCCTATGTGAAGGGGGAGCTGGGCCGGCGCCTCAAGATGCGCCGCACCCCGGAGGTGGTCTTCGTCCTCGACCGGGGTCTGGAGAAGGGCAACACGGTGCTCGGACTGCTGCAGCGCCTGGAGACGGAGCGGCGCGAGCGGGAGGAGCCGATGGCTGGGGTGGGCGAAGCGGATCCGGCGGGCGACAGCGACAGCGACACCGACACCGACAGCTGA
- a CDS encoding uroporphyrinogen-III synthase has protein sequence MAGTTPLAGRTIAVTRAETQLGAARQLFEQAGASVIDLPALVIGPPDLWGPLDDALAELDQFHWILFSSANGVDAVEQRLVRRGSSLAGRPRGVRLAAVGRKTAEALEALGAPADFVPPAFVADSLIEHFPVSGWGQRLLLPRVQSGGRTVLAEAFAAAGARVVEVAAYETRCPAGLPSGALQALERRGVDAITFSSGKTVDHTAQLLAGSFGENWIEWLEGVQVVSIGPQTSRRCLERLGRVDGEADPHDLEGLVAACSRALRARP, from the coding sequence ATGGCCGGGACAACCCCACTGGCGGGCCGCACGATCGCCGTGACCCGGGCCGAAACCCAGCTGGGCGCCGCCCGCCAGCTGTTCGAGCAGGCCGGCGCCAGCGTCATCGACCTGCCGGCCCTGGTGATCGGGCCCCCCGATCTCTGGGGGCCCCTCGACGATGCCCTGGCGGAACTGGATCAGTTCCACTGGATCCTCTTCTCGAGCGCCAACGGGGTGGACGCCGTGGAGCAGCGGCTGGTCCGCCGGGGGAGCAGCCTGGCCGGACGGCCCCGGGGGGTGCGGCTGGCGGCGGTGGGGCGCAAGACCGCCGAGGCCCTGGAGGCCCTGGGGGCCCCCGCCGATTTCGTGCCGCCGGCGTTCGTGGCCGACAGCCTGATCGAGCACTTCCCGGTGTCGGGCTGGGGGCAGCGGCTGCTGCTGCCGCGGGTGCAGAGCGGCGGACGCACGGTGCTCGCGGAGGCCTTCGCCGCGGCCGGCGCCCGGGTGGTGGAGGTGGCCGCCTACGAGACCCGCTGTCCGGCCGGACTTCCCAGTGGGGCCCTGCAGGCCCTGGAGCGGCGCGGGGTTGATGCCATCACCTTCAGCAGCGGCAAGACGGTGGACCACACCGCCCAGCTGCTGGCCGGCAGCTTCGGCGAGAACTGGATCGAGTGGCTGGAGGGGGTGCAGGTGGTCTCGATCGGCCCCCAGACCAGCCGCCGCTGCCTGGAGCGGCTCGGACGGGTGGACGGGGAAGCGGATCCCCACGACCTGGAGGGCCTGGTGGCCGCCTGCAGCCGGGCCCTCAGAGCTCGACCTTGA
- a CDS encoding glutathione S-transferase family protein: MELHQFRHSAFCEKVRLLLARKGLEATIVEVTPGLGQLELFRLSGQRQVPVLVDGGEVIADSTAIALHLEVTHPEPPLLPADPVARARVLLLEDWADTALARGARLALLQAAATDPVLRAALLPEATPAPLRDLVGALPGGLIGSATEAMRDLLGPCEVRQLHRSLEQLALLVSERPYLEGDGLTLADIAVAAQLYLLKFPACAGAPLAGRGVEGIADNPVLEPLFAWRDRVHAAVGRG, from the coding sequence ATGGAGCTGCATCAGTTCAGACATTCCGCCTTCTGCGAGAAGGTGCGGTTACTCCTGGCCCGCAAGGGACTCGAAGCCACCATCGTCGAGGTGACCCCTGGCCTGGGGCAGCTGGAGCTGTTCCGTCTCTCCGGGCAGCGGCAGGTGCCGGTGCTGGTGGATGGGGGCGAGGTGATCGCCGATTCCACGGCCATCGCCCTGCATCTGGAGGTCACCCATCCGGAGCCGCCGCTGCTGCCGGCCGATCCGGTCGCCCGCGCCCGGGTGCTGCTGCTGGAGGACTGGGCCGACACCGCCCTGGCCCGGGGCGCCCGCCTGGCCCTGCTCCAGGCCGCGGCCACCGATCCGGTGCTGCGTGCCGCCCTGCTGCCCGAGGCCACACCCGCGCCCCTGCGGGATCTGGTGGGGGCCCTGCCTGGCGGCCTGATCGGCTCCGCCACCGAGGCGATGCGCGACCTGCTCGGGCCCTGTGAGGTGCGCCAGCTGCACCGCAGCCTCGAGCAGCTCGCCCTGCTGGTCAGCGAGCGCCCCTACCTGGAGGGCGATGGCCTCACCCTGGCCGACATCGCCGTGGCAGCCCAGCTGTACCTCCTGAAGTTCCCTGCCTGTGCCGGAGCCCCCCTGGCGGGCCGCGGGGTGGAGGGCATCGCTGACAACCCGGTGCTGGAGCCCCTGTTCGCCTGGCGCGACCGGGTTCACGCGGCGGTGGGTCGGGGCTGA
- a CDS encoding lipid-A-disaccharide synthase-related protein, with protein sequence MPLSPAPRILLISNGHGEDLNGGLIADGLRQCDPGLELAALPIVGAGSPYGRRGIPLLYAGRTLPSGGMVYQGLNLWKDLAAGWLQQSLAQLWTAWRQGRRFDLVVSIGDHVPLIFALLTGRPTVVFLVSTSSYYEGRLRLSALTRWCCRRRRVRVVLTRDAFTATDLQAQGQAKALFRGYPIMDLPPPDPGQVARLPGSRTLALVPGSRFPEALHNLVLMLRLCGQLGGQAGAGPWRFLVAVVESPHWRELEPLAAAVGWRLDGDVLRSAGGDLEVRLLPGALPSILAASDLVVGMAGTAVEQAVGFGLPVVQLVGRGPQFSYAFAESQMRLLGPTVHTVGRRPADTADLQEAAGLIVRLLADPELPQRCADAALERVGPPGGSRRIAETVLEALARGPGGFS encoded by the coding sequence GTGCCCCTTTCCCCTGCTCCCAGGATCCTGCTGATCAGCAATGGCCATGGGGAGGATCTCAATGGGGGACTGATCGCCGATGGCCTGCGCCAGTGTGATCCCGGGCTGGAACTGGCGGCTCTCCCCATCGTCGGAGCCGGCTCACCCTACGGGCGCCGCGGCATTCCTCTCCTCTACGCAGGCCGCACCCTGCCGTCCGGGGGCATGGTGTACCAGGGCCTGAACCTCTGGAAGGACCTGGCGGCGGGCTGGCTGCAGCAGAGCCTGGCCCAGCTCTGGACAGCCTGGCGCCAGGGCCGCCGCTTCGACCTGGTGGTCAGCATCGGCGACCATGTCCCCCTGATCTTCGCCCTGCTCACGGGACGGCCGACGGTGGTGTTCCTGGTTTCCACCTCGAGCTACTACGAGGGCCGGCTGCGGCTCTCCGCCCTCACCCGCTGGTGCTGCCGGCGGCGGCGGGTGAGGGTGGTGCTCACCCGCGATGCCTTCACCGCCACCGACCTCCAGGCCCAGGGCCAGGCCAAGGCCCTGTTCCGCGGTTACCCGATCATGGACCTGCCGCCGCCGGACCCGGGCCAGGTGGCCCGTCTGCCGGGCAGCCGCACCCTGGCGCTGGTGCCCGGCAGCCGCTTCCCGGAGGCCCTCCACAACCTGGTGCTGATGCTGCGACTCTGCGGCCAGCTGGGAGGACAGGCCGGGGCGGGCCCGTGGCGCTTCCTGGTGGCGGTGGTGGAGAGCCCCCACTGGCGGGAACTGGAACCCCTGGCGGCGGCGGTCGGCTGGCGCCTGGACGGCGACGTGCTGCGCTCCGCCGGCGGCGACCTCGAGGTGCGGCTGCTGCCGGGGGCCCTGCCCTCGATCCTGGCCGCCAGTGACCTGGTGGTGGGGATGGCCGGCACCGCCGTGGAGCAGGCGGTGGGCTTCGGGCTGCCGGTGGTGCAGCTGGTGGGCCGCGGCCCCCAGTTCAGCTACGCCTTTGCCGAATCCCAGATGCGGCTGCTGGGTCCCACGGTCCACACTGTGGGGCGGCGCCCGGCCGACACGGCCGATCTGCAGGAGGCCGCCGGCCTGATCGTCCGCCTGCTGGCCGACCCGGAGCTGCCGCAACGCTGCGCCGACGCCGCCCTGGAGCGGGTCGGTCCGCCGGGGGGCTCACGGCGCATCGCCGAGACCGTGCTTGAGGCCCTCGCCCGGGGCCCCGGCGGCTTCAGCTGA